From Deinococcota bacterium, a single genomic window includes:
- a CDS encoding cytochrome c family protein: protein MPQVFPKVSNSVARYGILGGVVFLAALLTFIAMFNRSSFATGVGQPIEQPVHYSHALHVGELGLSCLSCHTSVQDGPFAGIPPTHTCMSCHSQILTDSPELELVRESYAENVPIAWNRVHNLADFVYFEHSAHVNKGVACVNCHGRVDQMEVVYQARNMSMTWCLNCHREPERYIRPREEVLNMAYVPPANQLELGRTLIDEYHINVNKLTNCSTCHY, encoded by the coding sequence ATGCCGCAAGTTTTTCCCAAAGTGTCCAACAGCGTTGCCAGGTACGGCATCTTAGGAGGCGTGGTCTTTCTGGCCGCGCTGCTCACCTTTATCGCCATGTTCAATCGCTCTTCGTTTGCCACCGGCGTCGGCCAGCCTATCGAGCAGCCCGTTCACTACAGCCACGCGCTTCACGTGGGCGAGCTCGGCCTGAGCTGCCTGTCCTGCCACACCTCGGTGCAAGACGGGCCCTTTGCCGGGATTCCTCCGACCCACACCTGCATGAGCTGTCACTCGCAGATTCTCACCGACAGCCCCGAGCTCGAGCTCGTGCGCGAGAGCTACGCCGAGAATGTTCCTATCGCCTGGAACCGGGTCCACAACTTAGCCGACTTCGTCTACTTCGAGCACAGCGCCCACGTCAACAAGGGCGTGGCCTGCGTCAACTGCCACGGCCGCGTCGACCAGATGGAGGTCGTCTACCAGGCCCGCAACATGTCCATGACCTGGTGCTTGAACTGCCACCGCGAGCCCGAGCGCTATATCCGGCCGCGCGAGGAGGTCCTCAACATGGCCTACGTGCCGCCCGCCAACCAGCTCGAGCTCGGGAGGACGCTCATCGATGAATATCACATCAACGTCAACAAGCTCACCAACTGCTCGACCTGCCATTATTAA